In one window of Archocentrus centrarchus isolate MPI-CPG fArcCen1 chromosome 11, fArcCen1, whole genome shotgun sequence DNA:
- the LOC115788727 gene encoding uncharacterized protein LOC115788727, translating to MKVNIICCLLACVLGCNVTAGLTREVFKEKENAILPCPHSVKGKVLWSRESEGRKVDILTADGDRNEKHINDSGKRYNSQADGSLIILKASVSDSGRYLCNNEAAVELTVIPSGTMIHSVEERSNITLKCSHDVGESGVRKWSKDNAEIQQESIRVSTENQTLIIKAAELADTGLYYCDGKPAAYLNVTKGGRSDQENKRDLLLGIGVLVLILIILIIIIYITWRCRSNRRGNDKQGHVYEEIAAAELKVINAFFLRIWTQICRLRDRPSRHIRPK from the exons ATGAAGGTGAACATCATCTGCTGCCTGTTAGCCTGTGTTCTGGGATGTAATGTCACTGCAG gTTTAACCCGTGAAGTATTTAAGGAGAAGGAAAATGCCATCCTGCCCTGTCCTCACTCTGTGAAGGGTAAAGTGCTGTGGAGCAGGGAGAGTGAAGGAAGGAAAGTTGACATACTTACAGCTGATGGTGACAGAAACgaaaaacacattaatgatTCAGGCAAACGATACAATTCACAGGCGGACGGGTCACTGATCATCCTCAAAGCTTCTGTCTCAGACTCAGGAAGATACCTCTGTAACAATGAAGCAGCCGTGGAGCTGACAGTGATCCCATCAG gaacAATGATACACAGTGTTGAAGAGAGGAGCAACATCACTCTGAAATGTTCTCATGATGTTGGAGAATCAGGTGTTCGGAAATGGAGCAAAGACAATGCTGAAATACAACAAGAAAGTATTCGTGTTTCCACTGAGAACCAAACATTGATCATAAAAGCAGCTGAGCTTGCTGACACTGGCCTGTACTACTGTGATGGAAAACCAGCCGCTTATCTGAATGTGACCAAAGGAGGGAGATCTGACCAAG aaaacaaacGTGATCTTCTGTTAGGAATTGGTGTCCTTGTTctcatcctcatcatcctcatcatcatcatctacatTACTTGGAGATGCAGGTCTAACAGGCGAG GAAATGACAAACAGGGCCACGTCTATGAGGAGATAGCAGCTGCAGAACTTAAAGTTATAAATG CGTTCTTTCTCAGGATCTGGACTCAGATCTGCAGACTGCGTGACAGACCTTCCAG GCACATCAGACCAAAATGA